In the Magnetospira sp. QH-2 genome, one interval contains:
- a CDS encoding Na(+)/H(+) antiporter subunit D — protein MMTDVTFPPGLVLALGAFLLPLMPKGWMRTSYMLALPLLAMAMVWGVADGPGAAYPFLEYEIVPVQADALSRLFGTIFTLMAFAGALYALNQDKIHELTAAYAYAGSAVGVALAGDLITVFVFWEIMAVASTVVIWSAGTDSAYKASMRYVMVHLLGGVVLMVGIVAHVMEVGSIAFTAMEANSFATAMILIGFIINAGAPPLSAWLPDAYPEASWSGTVFLSAFTTKTAVYVLIRGFPGEEILVYVGLYMIFYGIIYALLENDMRRILAYSIVNQVGFMITGIGIGTEMALNGAAAHAFAHIIYKALLLMSAGSVLYMTRDEEFPDGRRKCTDLGGLFQSMPLTMVCGTIGALAISSFPWTSGFISKSMISQGAANEHMMFAWLLLTAASAGVFLHAGIKFPWFVFFQKDRGIRPPDPPWNMRAAMVFFAFLCIFLGVMPGPLYAILPFPVNYEPYTGAHVVNMLELLLFSGFAFFVLLPLMKRTLTLTLDFDWFYRTFGMALFRVAKAFAVRITDAYWKAIKTVSAAGSMFGEGLTAEYAVLGRTWSSGTMGLVVMVLLAVFLVVYLL, from the coding sequence ATGATGACTGACGTGACCTTCCCGCCCGGACTGGTGCTGGCTCTCGGCGCCTTCCTGCTGCCGCTGATGCCCAAGGGCTGGATGCGGACCTCCTACATGCTCGCCCTGCCCTTGTTGGCCATGGCCATGGTCTGGGGTGTCGCCGATGGTCCGGGCGCCGCTTATCCGTTCCTGGAGTACGAGATCGTGCCGGTGCAGGCCGATGCGTTGTCACGCCTTTTCGGTACCATTTTCACCCTGATGGCCTTCGCGGGCGCCTTGTATGCGCTCAACCAGGACAAAATCCATGAACTCACCGCCGCTTATGCCTATGCCGGATCGGCGGTGGGCGTGGCATTGGCGGGCGACCTTATTACCGTCTTCGTATTCTGGGAAATCATGGCCGTGGCCTCTACCGTGGTCATCTGGTCGGCGGGCACCGACAGCGCCTACAAGGCCTCCATGCGCTATGTGATGGTTCACCTGTTGGGCGGCGTGGTGCTGATGGTCGGCATCGTCGCCCATGTGATGGAGGTAGGCTCCATAGCCTTCACCGCCATGGAAGCCAACAGCTTCGCCACGGCGATGATCCTGATCGGCTTTATCATCAATGCGGGCGCGCCGCCCCTGTCGGCCTGGCTGCCGGACGCCTATCCCGAGGCCTCCTGGAGCGGCACGGTGTTTCTCTCGGCCTTCACCACCAAGACCGCCGTCTACGTGCTCATTCGCGGCTTCCCGGGCGAGGAGATCCTGGTCTATGTGGGTCTCTACATGATCTTCTATGGGATCATCTATGCGCTGTTGGAAAACGACATGCGGCGCATTTTGGCCTACTCCATCGTCAACCAGGTGGGCTTCATGATCACCGGTATCGGCATCGGCACCGAGATGGCGCTCAATGGCGCCGCCGCCCATGCCTTTGCCCATATCATCTACAAGGCCCTTTTGCTGATGAGCGCGGGCTCGGTACTGTACATGACCCGTGACGAGGAATTCCCGGACGGACGGCGAAAATGTACCGACCTGGGCGGGCTGTTCCAATCCATGCCGTTGACCATGGTCTGCGGCACCATCGGAGCCCTGGCCATCTCGTCGTTCCCCTGGACCTCCGGCTTCATATCCAAGTCGATGATTTCCCAGGGCGCGGCCAACGAGCATATGATGTTTGCCTGGCTGTTGCTGACCGCCGCCTCGGCGGGTGTGTTCCTGCATGCGGGCATCAAGTTCCCCTGGTTCGTGTTCTTCCAAAAGGACCGCGGCATCCGCCCGCCGGATCCGCCTTGGAACATGCGTGCGGCCATGGTGTTCTTTGCCTTTTTGTGTATCTTCCTCGGCGTCATGCCCGGGCCGCTTTATGCCATCCTGCCGTTCCCGGTGAATTACGAGCCCTATACCGGCGCCCATGTGGTTAACATGCTGGAACTGCTGTTATTCTCCGGCTTCGCTTTCTTCGTACTGCTGCCGCTGATGAAGCGCACCTTGACCCTGACCTTGGACTTCGACTGGTTCTACCGCACCTTCGGCATGGCCCTGTTCCGTGTCGCCAAGGCCTTTGCCGTGCGGATCACCGATGCCTATTGGAAGGCGATCAAGACGGTCTCTGCCGCCGGCTCCATGTTCGGCGAGGGTCTTACCGCTGAATATGCCGTCCTCGGCCGCACCTGGTCGTCCGGCACCATGGGGCTGGTGGTGATGGTGCTGCTGGCGGTGTTCCTGGTGGTCTATCTGCTCTGA
- a CDS encoding monovalent cation/H+ antiporter subunit D family protein, translating to MMEALILLAVGLPLAAIPLISMAGDKNPNLRETIIIITGMITFTVVLSLLDPVMAGARPSVTLLEMMPGLTITFTVEPLGMIFAMVASGLWIVTTIYAMGYMRGHHELNQTRFYICFAIAISSAIGVAFSGNMLTLFLFYEVLTVSTFPLVAHHGTENAKRSGRIYLGILIGTSVLFQMLGIIATWVFAGTLDFTPGGILEGKAPDSIIWVLLGLYVFGIGKAAVMPFHRWLPAAMVAPTPVSALLHAVAVVKAGVFTVLKITVYIFGTDFLLRLGSSEWIQYFAIFTILVASMVAMTKDNLKARLAYSTISQLSYIVLAAMLVTPLGVVGGGMHIAMHALGKITLFFCAGAIMVAAHKTEISQLNGIGRKMPWTMTAFAIGSLSMIGVPPTAGFTSKWYILQGALQAEQMIAVVAVILSTLLNAGYFLPIVYRAFFLSPPEKEIPVPLDPEEDMPPDAETEDDHHDDHHDHHDDHGEAPLPMVLALTFTAAGTVVLFLWPQVPMDLAKMLIGG from the coding sequence ATGATGGAAGCCCTGATCCTGCTGGCCGTGGGTCTGCCGCTGGCCGCCATTCCGCTCATCAGCATGGCCGGAGACAAGAACCCCAATCTCCGCGAAACCATCATCATCATCACCGGCATGATCACCTTCACGGTGGTGTTGTCGCTGCTTGATCCGGTAATGGCCGGGGCAAGACCTTCGGTCACCTTGCTGGAGATGATGCCGGGACTGACCATCACCTTCACCGTCGAGCCCCTGGGCATGATCTTCGCCATGGTGGCCTCGGGCCTGTGGATTGTCACCACGATCTACGCCATGGGCTATATGCGCGGTCATCACGAGCTCAACCAGACCCGGTTCTATATCTGTTTCGCCATTGCCATTTCCTCGGCCATCGGCGTCGCCTTCTCGGGCAACATGTTGACTTTGTTCCTGTTTTACGAGGTCCTGACGGTCTCCACCTTCCCGTTGGTTGCTCATCACGGGACTGAGAACGCCAAGCGCTCGGGGCGGATCTACCTGGGCATTTTGATCGGTACCTCGGTGCTGTTCCAGATGCTCGGCATCATCGCCACCTGGGTGTTCGCCGGAACCCTGGACTTCACCCCCGGCGGCATTCTCGAAGGCAAGGCGCCCGACAGCATTATCTGGGTGCTGCTGGGTCTCTATGTGTTCGGTATTGGTAAGGCCGCCGTGATGCCCTTCCACCGCTGGCTGCCCGCCGCCATGGTCGCACCGACCCCGGTTTCGGCCTTGCTGCACGCGGTGGCGGTCGTGAAAGCCGGTGTGTTCACCGTCCTGAAGATCACCGTCTACATTTTCGGCACGGACTTCCTGCTGCGCCTGGGGTCGTCGGAGTGGATTCAGTACTTCGCCATCTTCACCATCCTGGTCGCTTCCATGGTGGCCATGACCAAGGACAACCTGAAGGCCCGGCTGGCCTATTCGACCATCTCGCAGCTGTCCTACATCGTCCTGGCAGCGATGCTGGTGACGCCGTTGGGCGTGGTGGGGGGCGGCATGCATATCGCCATGCATGCCCTGGGCAAGATCACTTTGTTTTTCTGTGCCGGTGCCATCATGGTCGCCGCCCATAAGACCGAGATCAGCCAACTCAACGGCATCGGCCGCAAGATGCCCTGGACCATGACCGCCTTCGCCATTGGTTCCTTGTCCATGATCGGCGTGCCGCCGACGGCGGGCTTCACGTCCAAATGGTATATCCTGCAAGGCGCCTTGCAGGCCGAACAGATGATCGCCGTGGTGGCGGTGATTTTGTCGACCCTGCTCAATGCCGGATATTTCCTGCCCATTGTCTATCGCGCCTTCTTCCTGTCGCCGCCGGAAAAAGAGATCCCGGTGCCGCTGGACCCGGAAGAAGATATGCCGCCGGATGCGGAAACTGAAGACGACCATCACGATGATCACCATGACCATCACGACGACCACGGCGAGGCCCCGCTGCCCATGGTGTTGGCGCTGACCTTCACCGCCGCCGGGACAGTGGTCCTGTTCCTCTGGCCGCAGGTGCCCATGGACCTGGCCAAGATGCTGATCGGAGGATAA
- a CDS encoding YHS domain-containing (seleno)protein → MSHVRFILLALIILLGQANAAMAGEIHTSNGVAIDGYDPVAYYTEGRPMEGAKDFTWEWKGADWRFASAENRDLFKADPEKYAPQYGGYCAWAVSHGYTAGTDPDAWMIVEGKLYLNYSPHVQRRWKVEKENNISNADQNWIMLQARLKN, encoded by the coding sequence ATGTCCCACGTTCGTTTCATTCTTCTCGCCTTGATCATCCTGCTCGGTCAGGCGAACGCTGCCATGGCGGGGGAAATCCATACCTCCAACGGGGTGGCCATCGACGGCTATGATCCGGTGGCCTATTACACCGAAGGCAGGCCCATGGAAGGCGCCAAGGATTTCACATGGGAATGGAAAGGCGCCGACTGGCGCTTCGCCAGTGCTGAAAATCGCGACCTGTTCAAGGCCGATCCGGAGAAATACGCGCCGCAATATGGCGGCTATTGCGCTTGGGCGGTCAGCCACGGCTATACCGCCGGCACCGACCCGGATGCCTGGATGATCGTCGAGGGCAAGCTGTACCTGAACTATTCCCCCCACGTTCAGCGCCGCTGGAAAGTGGAAAAGGAAAACAACATCAGCAATGCCGACCAAAACTGGATCATGTTGCAGGCGCGGCTGAAGAATTGA
- the galU gene encoding UTP--glucose-1-phosphate uridylyltransferase GalU, protein MSKPVRKAIFPVAGLGTRFLPATKAMPKEMLTIVDKPLIQYAVEEAMEAGIEQIILVSGRGKTSMSDHFDHSYELEQTLRARGKTEALKSVTEWLPKPGQVTVMRQQEPLGLGHAVWCARNMILDEPFAVLLADDMILSKPGCLKQMVEAFNETGGNMVAVEEVPHENTSRYGILNPVEDDGKTVRAQGLVEKPDPSVAPSNLAIIGRYILQPDVMVELERHERGAGGEIQLTDAMARTIDRIPFHGLRFDGRRFDCGSKEGFVQANVAYALNRPDLRNRVMNSLQEFCRLESDN, encoded by the coding sequence ATGTCCAAGCCTGTGCGCAAGGCCATTTTTCCGGTCGCGGGGTTGGGAACCCGATTCTTGCCCGCCACCAAGGCCATGCCCAAGGAAATGTTGACCATTGTTGACAAGCCCTTGATCCAATATGCCGTCGAAGAAGCCATGGAAGCGGGGATCGAACAGATCATCCTGGTCTCGGGGCGCGGCAAGACCTCCATGTCGGACCACTTTGATCATTCCTATGAACTGGAACAGACTCTGCGGGCCCGGGGCAAGACCGAGGCCCTCAAGTCGGTGACCGAATGGCTGCCCAAGCCCGGTCAGGTGACGGTGATGCGCCAACAAGAACCTCTGGGGTTGGGCCATGCGGTCTGGTGCGCACGCAACATGATCCTTGATGAGCCCTTTGCCGTTCTGTTGGCCGATGACATGATCCTATCGAAGCCGGGTTGCCTGAAGCAGATGGTCGAGGCCTTCAATGAAACGGGCGGCAACATGGTTGCCGTGGAGGAAGTCCCGCACGAAAATACCAGCCGCTACGGTATCCTCAATCCGGTCGAAGACGACGGCAAAACCGTTCGAGCCCAGGGGCTGGTGGAAAAGCCCGATCCCAGTGTGGCACCATCCAATCTGGCGATTATCGGGCGCTATATCCTCCAGCCGGACGTGATGGTCGAGTTGGAGCGCCACGAGCGCGGCGCCGGGGGGGAAATCCAACTGACCGATGCCATGGCGCGGACCATCGACCGGATTCCATTCCATGGGCTGCGCTTCGATGGGCGACGATTCGATTGCGGCAGCAAGGAGGGCTTCGTGCAGGCCAACGTGGCCTATGCCCTCAACCGCCCTGATCTGCGCAATCGGGTCATGAATTCGCTCCAAGAGTTTTGTCGGCTCGAAAGCGACAACTAA
- a CDS encoding sel1 repeat family protein has product MAAPLPCDAGVYLDQHRKAVSLFEKKKFKQAYDLWQPLAEVGFPPAQARMGFVFAKGLGTKKDLGKGLFWSLIAAANHDRNGRGIAEKILSSMKKDVAAKISGEAKAWTPDLRSCQRTKVTPIKRLGSHEAILGSGVRVVLDPKLSDQSIEGIFGFLEQIDGAIQKDHPKLRPYVALIDRMDYFAVPEDPFDRYVGWAPDKDKHVLQLSTGVFMDDNPNFMISAIVMETRRRIYALLPQSYFDDPLVRTHKGIRLVGSIYDDVKNEKFYKMAAKAIDRGAKLPKREAAALAAVDEIRYNPQSKHFHKTGRIDATGGYFMKGIGGPDKRVITVRREARWASPASWLLLFVHEGTHILQQEKAESHERKIAAAAGTATMKDYVRRWREGVEHKGRNVNDMSFECEATENEIRAAKALGFPATLLKSSGYLHLCDKAKKMMVKWSDERRAQSKKNAH; this is encoded by the coding sequence ATGGCCGCCCCGCTGCCTTGTGACGCGGGCGTCTATTTGGATCAGCATCGCAAGGCGGTGTCTCTGTTCGAAAAAAAGAAATTCAAACAGGCCTATGATTTGTGGCAGCCCCTGGCCGAGGTCGGGTTCCCTCCGGCCCAGGCGCGCATGGGGTTTGTCTTTGCCAAGGGACTCGGCACCAAGAAGGACCTGGGCAAAGGCTTGTTTTGGTCGCTGATAGCCGCTGCCAACCATGACCGGAACGGGCGGGGGATTGCCGAGAAAATCCTGAGCAGCATGAAAAAGGATGTCGCGGCGAAGATTAGCGGCGAGGCCAAGGCCTGGACTCCCGATCTGCGATCCTGTCAACGCACCAAGGTCACTCCGATCAAGCGGCTCGGGTCCCATGAAGCCATCCTGGGCAGTGGTGTCCGGGTGGTTCTCGATCCCAAATTGTCTGATCAATCCATTGAAGGAATCTTCGGATTTCTCGAGCAGATTGATGGGGCCATTCAAAAGGACCATCCAAAACTGCGGCCTTATGTGGCGCTGATTGACCGGATGGACTATTTCGCCGTGCCCGAAGACCCTTTCGACCGATACGTGGGCTGGGCCCCGGACAAGGACAAGCATGTGCTGCAACTGTCCACGGGGGTTTTCATGGATGACAATCCCAACTTCATGATTTCGGCCATTGTGATGGAAACACGCCGTCGAATTTATGCGCTGCTGCCCCAATCCTATTTCGACGACCCGTTGGTTCGAACGCACAAGGGCATTCGTCTGGTTGGATCTATCTATGACGATGTGAAGAACGAAAAGTTTTACAAGATGGCCGCCAAGGCCATTGATCGGGGCGCAAAGTTGCCCAAGCGAGAAGCGGCGGCGCTCGCTGCCGTGGACGAAATTCGCTATAACCCGCAATCCAAACATTTCCATAAAACCGGTCGTATTGACGCCACAGGCGGATATTTCATGAAGGGGATCGGTGGGCCGGATAAGCGGGTGATTACTGTCCGCCGCGAAGCTCGATGGGCTAGCCCGGCTAGTTGGTTGTTGCTGTTCGTGCACGAAGGCACCCATATCCTGCAACAGGAAAAGGCGGAGTCCCACGAGCGCAAAATTGCCGCCGCCGCGGGAACCGCAACCATGAAAGACTATGTCCGTCGGTGGCGCGAAGGGGTGGAGCACAAGGGTCGCAACGTGAATGACATGAGCTTCGAATGCGAAGCGACGGAAAATGAGATCCGTGCGGCCAAGGCACTTGGATTTCCCGCGACGCTACTCAAAAGCTCCGGCTATCTCCATCTTTGCGACAAGGCCAAGAAAATGATGGTGAAATGGTCCGATGAGCGTCGCGCTCAATCAAAGAAAAACGCGCACTGA
- a CDS encoding UDP-glucose/GDP-mannose dehydrogenase family protein yields the protein MHVTMIGTGYVGLVSGACFSEFGHEVICVDKDASKIERLLKGEIPIYEPGLEDLVARNVEAGRLSFTLDLAEGMKNADAVFIGVGTPSRRGDGHADLSYVYAAAKEIAENMNGYTVVVDKSTVPVGTGDEVERIIRETRPDADFDVLSNPEFLREGSAIEDFMRPDRVVIGAESERSKDVMRELYRPLYLRETPIVFTTRRTSELIKYAANTFLAAKITFINEIADLCEKVGADVQAVAKGIGLDGRIGGKFLHAGPGYGGSCFPKDTRALVHTAQDYDSPLTIIETVVKVNDDRKRKMADKIIAAAGGSIEGKTIGILGLAFKPNTDDMREAPALDIVPALLEAGAKVKVYDPESMGEARELMTQDGIEWCDDTYDVIEGAHVLSFLTEWNQFRALDFDKVKKMMAEPVIVDLRNIYTLVDLSELGFDYHCIGQASRLRK from the coding sequence ATGCATGTCACGATGATCGGCACCGGCTATGTGGGTTTGGTGTCCGGGGCCTGTTTCTCGGAATTCGGCCACGAGGTGATCTGCGTCGATAAGGACGCTTCCAAAATCGAGCGTCTGCTCAAGGGCGAAATTCCCATCTACGAGCCGGGCCTTGAAGATCTGGTGGCCCGCAATGTGGAAGCCGGGCGGCTGTCTTTTACCTTGGATCTGGCCGAAGGCATGAAGAATGCTGATGCGGTGTTTATCGGTGTCGGCACCCCAAGTCGTCGTGGTGATGGTCATGCGGATCTGTCTTATGTCTATGCCGCGGCCAAGGAAATCGCCGAGAACATGAACGGCTATACGGTGGTCGTCGATAAATCCACCGTGCCCGTGGGTACCGGCGACGAAGTGGAACGGATCATCCGAGAGACTCGTCCGGATGCCGATTTCGATGTCCTTTCCAATCCGGAATTCCTCCGCGAAGGCTCGGCCATCGAGGATTTCATGCGCCCTGACCGGGTGGTCATCGGTGCCGAGTCCGAACGCTCCAAGGACGTAATGCGCGAGCTCTATCGCCCGCTGTATTTGCGTGAGACCCCCATCGTCTTCACCACCCGCCGGACGTCTGAGTTGATCAAGTATGCCGCCAATACCTTCCTGGCCGCCAAGATCACCTTTATCAACGAAATCGCCGATCTGTGCGAGAAAGTCGGCGCCGACGTGCAGGCGGTGGCCAAGGGCATCGGCCTGGACGGTCGCATTGGCGGCAAGTTCCTACATGCCGGTCCCGGCTATGGCGGGTCGTGCTTCCCCAAGGATACCCGGGCGCTGGTCCATACGGCGCAGGATTACGATAGCCCGCTGACCATCATCGAGACCGTGGTCAAGGTCAATGACGATCGCAAGCGCAAGATGGCCGACAAGATCATCGCCGCCGCCGGTGGCTCCATCGAGGGAAAAACCATCGGTATTCTTGGTCTGGCCTTTAAGCCCAACACCGACGACATGCGCGAAGCCCCGGCCCTGGATATCGTTCCGGCGTTGCTGGAAGCCGGTGCCAAGGTCAAGGTCTATGACCCGGAAAGCATGGGAGAGGCCCGTGAGTTGATGACCCAGGACGGCATCGAGTGGTGCGACGATACCTACGACGTAATCGAGGGTGCCCATGTGCTCAGTTTCCTCACGGAATGGAACCAGTTCCGCGCCCTGGACTTTGATAAGGTCAAGAAGATGATGGCCGAGCCGGTGATCGTCGATCTGCGCAACATCTATACGCTGGTCGATCTGTCCGAGTTGGGCTTCGACTATCACTGCATCGGCCAAGCCTCGCGTCTGCGAAAGTAA
- a CDS encoding alpha-D-glucose phosphate-specific phosphoglucomutase yields MSIRTVATTPFEGQKPGTSGLRKKVKVFQQEHYLENFIQAWFDTLEGFKGQTLVVGGDGRYYNRQAVQCILKMAAANGVGRVLVGQGAILSTPAASCVIRKHHAFGGFILSASHNPGGPDEDFGIKYNITNGGPAPEKVTEAVFARTEIIDSYKILEVEDQDLDHVASHRLGDMTVEVIDPVEDYAELMEQLFDFPALKNMFANGFRMSFDAMNAVTGPYATEILEGRLGAPRGTVINGVPLEDFGGGHPDPNLKHAHELVDILFADDAPDFGAASDGDGDRNMVLGNNFFVTPSDSLAVLAANATLIPGYKDGIAGVARSMPTSAAADRVAAELGLNCYETPTGWKFFGNLLDAGKATFCGEESFGTSSDHVREKDGLWAVLAWMNVLAARPGESVAQIVQGHWEKFGRNYYSRHDYEAIDLTAANGLMEHLRAKIAGLAGQTLGIHPVAAADDFTYIDPVDGSVSAQQGIRIIFEDGSRIVYRLSGTGTEGATLRVYIERYAAHQADQALDTQEALADLIQLAEDMAEIEARTGRAEPTVIT; encoded by the coding sequence ATGAGCATTCGAACCGTCGCCACCACGCCGTTCGAGGGGCAAAAGCCCGGAACCTCCGGTCTGCGCAAAAAGGTCAAGGTCTTCCAGCAGGAACACTATCTGGAGAACTTCATTCAGGCCTGGTTTGATACCCTGGAGGGCTTCAAGGGCCAAACCCTCGTGGTCGGCGGCGATGGACGCTATTACAACCGCCAAGCCGTGCAGTGCATCCTCAAGATGGCCGCAGCCAATGGTGTCGGGCGGGTGCTGGTGGGCCAGGGGGCCATTCTATCGACCCCCGCCGCTTCCTGCGTGATCCGCAAGCACCATGCCTTTGGTGGCTTCATCCTCTCGGCCAGCCACAATCCCGGCGGCCCGGACGAAGATTTCGGCATCAAGTACAACATCACCAACGGTGGTCCGGCGCCGGAAAAAGTTACCGAAGCCGTCTTCGCCCGCACCGAGATCATCGACAGCTACAAAATTCTCGAGGTCGAGGACCAGGACCTGGACCATGTGGCCTCGCATCGGTTAGGTGATATGACCGTCGAGGTCATTGATCCAGTGGAAGACTACGCCGAATTGATGGAACAATTGTTCGATTTCCCGGCGCTCAAGAATATGTTTGCCAATGGCTTTCGCATGAGTTTCGACGCCATGAATGCGGTGACCGGACCCTATGCCACCGAGATCCTTGAAGGCCGCCTGGGCGCCCCCCGCGGCACGGTGATCAACGGCGTGCCCCTGGAAGACTTCGGCGGTGGCCATCCCGATCCCAATCTCAAGCATGCTCACGAGTTGGTGGACATCCTGTTTGCCGACGACGCTCCGGATTTCGGCGCCGCCTCTGATGGCGATGGCGATCGCAACATGGTGCTGGGCAATAATTTTTTCGTCACCCCCAGCGACAGCCTGGCGGTGTTGGCTGCCAATGCGACTCTGATCCCGGGCTATAAAGATGGCATTGCGGGCGTGGCGCGCTCCATGCCCACCAGTGCCGCCGCCGACCGGGTGGCCGCGGAACTGGGCCTGAACTGCTACGAAACGCCCACCGGATGGAAGTTCTTCGGCAACCTGCTGGACGCGGGCAAGGCGACCTTCTGCGGCGAGGAGAGCTTCGGCACGTCCTCGGACCATGTGCGCGAAAAAGACGGTCTCTGGGCGGTATTGGCCTGGATGAACGTGCTGGCGGCGCGCCCCGGCGAATCCGTGGCACAGATCGTCCAAGGGCACTGGGAGAAATTCGGCCGTAACTACTACAGCCGCCACGACTATGAAGCCATCGACTTAACCGCCGCCAACGGCCTGATGGAGCACCTGCGCGCCAAGATCGCCGGTCTCGCCGGTCAGACTCTCGGAATCCACCCGGTGGCCGCCGCCGATGATTTCACCTACATCGACCCGGTGGACGGCTCTGTCAGTGCCCAGCAGGGCATCCGCATTATCTTCGAAGACGGCTCGCGCATTGTCTATCGCCTGTCCGGCACCGGCACCGAAGGCGCCACCCTGCGCGTCTACATCGAACGCTACGCCGCCCACCAGGCCGACCAGGCCCTGGACACCCAGGAGGCCCTGGCGGACTTGATCCAATTGGCCGAGGATATGGCGGAGATCGAAGCGCGGACGGGAAGGGCGGAGCCGACCGTGATTACGTGA
- a CDS encoding DnaJ domain-containing protein — MLHMLILGLALLVVVMLVLRWYTGADTAQLVSLLKRAGIGFGVGALLFMVLTGRLAWMFALLPLLVPLLLRGRSFFQQAKAFRRMASAAAGGSGARPGQRSEVETRFLRMTLDHASGELDGDIKEGPMKGRQLSSLGLEQLLELLRLCQTEDDESAKLLEAYLDRARTGDWRARYQEKGSRRDTGTGFSDAMDRDEAARILGVAPGASMAEIKAAYHRLITAVHPDHGGSDYLAAKINRAKDVLLGH; from the coding sequence ATGTTACATATGCTGATTCTCGGACTGGCGCTGTTGGTCGTCGTTATGCTGGTATTGCGCTGGTACACGGGAGCGGATACCGCACAGCTCGTGAGCCTGCTCAAACGCGCCGGAATCGGCTTTGGCGTCGGTGCGTTGCTATTCATGGTGCTGACCGGGCGGTTGGCCTGGATGTTCGCGCTGTTGCCCTTGCTGGTTCCCTTGCTGCTGCGGGGCCGGAGCTTTTTTCAGCAGGCCAAGGCCTTTCGTCGCATGGCCTCGGCGGCGGCGGGGGGAAGCGGCGCCCGGCCTGGTCAACGCTCGGAGGTGGAAACCCGGTTTCTGCGCATGACGCTGGATCATGCCAGCGGGGAACTGGACGGCGACATCAAGGAAGGCCCGATGAAGGGGCGACAATTGTCGAGTTTGGGATTGGAGCAATTGCTCGAATTGCTCCGATTGTGCCAGACTGAAGACGATGAATCGGCAAAGCTTTTGGAAGCCTACCTGGATCGTGCCCGCACCGGGGACTGGCGGGCGCGATATCAGGAAAAAGGATCCCGCCGCGATACCGGTACCGGCTTTTCCGATGCCATGGATCGGGATGAGGCGGCGCGGATCTTGGGGGTGGCGCCCGGTGCTTCCATGGCGGAAATCAAGGCGGCCTATCACAGGTTGATTACCGCCGTGCATCCCGATCATGGGGGGTCGGACTATCTGGCGGCGAAAATCAACCGGGCAAAAGACGTGCTGCTCGGCCATTGA